From the genome of Thauera chlorobenzoica:
GCCGGCATCCTCGACCTGGTCAATGCCCATCCGCAGGGCTTCGACCTGCAGGTCGGCGAGCGCGGCAGCCTGCTCTCGGGCGGCCAGCGCCAGGCGGTGGCGCTGGCGCGTGCGCTGATCAACGATCCGCCGCTGCTGTTGTTCGACGAGCCGACTTCGTCGATGGACCGCTCCACCGAGGAGGACGTCAAGCGCCGCCTGCGCAGCTTCGCCAAGGGCAAGACCATGATCGTGATCACCCACCGGACTTCCCTGCTCGAACTGGTCGACCGGATCATCGTCATCGATGCCGGGCGGATCGTCGCCGACGGGCCCAAGGCCCATGTCGTCGAGGCGCTTCGCCAGGGCCGGGTCGGGCGAGGCGCATGATGGAAAAATCTTCCCAGCAGCAGATCTTCGAAGGCATCGGCGAAGTGTCCGGGCGTCTCGGCCAGGTCGGCAAGCCGGTGTCCGAGCGGCTTTTCGCGCGCCTGCGGCCGTCCTCCGGGAGCGAGGATGTCGATTGGGCGGCCGATGCCGACTGGGCCCGCCTGCAGGAAGAACCGGTGCGTGCGCGCAGCCTGCTGGTGCTCGTCGTGGTCGTGTTCGGTGTGCTGCTGGTGTGGGCAGGCGTCGCCGAAGTCGACGAAGTCACCCGTGGAGTGGGCAAGGTCATCCCGTCGCAGCAACTGCAGGTGGTGCAGTCGGTCGATGGTGGCGTGGTCGAGGAAATCCTGGTCCGGGAAGGGCAGGTGGTCGGGGCGGGGGAGCTGCTGCTGCGGGTCGATCCCACCCGTTTCGTGTCCTCCCTGCGTGAAAACCGCGCCCAGTATCTGACCCTGCAGGCGAGGGCCTCGCGGCTGAGCGCGCTGACCCAGGACAGCGGGTTTGTCGCGCCGGACGACGTTGGTGTCGAAGCGCCGGAAATCGTCGCTCACGAGCGCAGCCTGTACCTGTCCAGCCAGGCCGAGGTCGCCTCGCAGGTCGCGATCGCCCAGGAGCAGTTGTCGCAGCGCCGTCAGGAGCTGAACGAGGCGGTCTCCCGCCGCGACCAGGCCGCGCGGGCGCTCGGCCTGGTCCAGCAGGAGCTGAGCGTGACCCGGCCGCTGCTCAGCTCCGGCGCGGTTTCCGAGGTCGACCTGATCCGCCTGGAGCGCGAAGTGAGCCGTTTCCGCGGCGAGCGGGACCAGGCCGCGGCGCATATCGCCCGCGTCCAGGCGGCGATCGCGGAAGCGCTGCAGAAGATCCAGGAGGTCGAACTCAATGCCCGCAACCAGTGGCGCTCCCAGCTTTCGGAGACCCTGGGCAAGCTCGCCAGCCTGACCGAGGGCAGCCGCGCGCTCCAGGACCGGGTCAAGCACGCCGAACTGCGGGCGCCGGTGCGCGGCACGGTCTCCCGCCTGCTGGTCAATACGGTCGGTGCGGTGGTGCAGCCGGGCAAGGAAGTGGTCGAGATCGTCCCGCTCGACGACGCCCTGATCCTCGAGGCGAGGGTCGCGCCCAAGGACATCGCCTTCCTGCGCCCGGGACAGCCGGCGGTGGTCAAATTCACCGCCTACGATTTCGCTATCTACGGCGGGCTCGATGCCGTGCTGGAGCTGATCAGCGCCGACACCGTGACCGACGAGAAGGGCAACGCGTTCTATGTCGTCCGGGTGCGGACGGTGGTGCCCAACCTGGGTGACGGCCTGCCCGTGATCCCGGGCATGGTCGCCGAGGTGGACATCCTCACCGGCAAGAAGACCATCCTTTCCTACCTGCTGAAGCCCGTCCTGCGGGCGAAAGCCAACGCAATGAGCGAACGATGATGAAAGATTTCTTTCTGGCGCCGCCCTCGATGCCGACGCAGCGGTGGCGAGAGGCCTTTCCCGAGGCGCGGTTCTGCAGCGAGCGCAGTGCCCTCTCCGGGCCGGCAAGCGGCGACGTGATCTGGCTGGCGGCGGAGCTGCCGGACTGGCGCGGGGAACTCGCCCAGTTGCGACGGGCGTTTCCGCGCTGCGCGCTGGCCCTGCTCTCGCTGCAGCCAGACCCGCGCGAGGGCCTCACCGCGCTCGGCCTGGGGGCCCGCGGCTATTGCCATGCGCTGGCGGCGCCGTCCCTGCTGCGGGAAGTGGGCGAAGTCCTTCGTCATGGCGGGCTGTGGGTCGGCGCCGAGTTGCTGGAGCGCCTCGTGCGCTCGCTCCGGCCACGTCTGGGGCAGGAGGCGGAACCCGATCGCGGGGGGCCGGAGGCGCGCTTGTCCGGGCGCGAGGCGGAGGTCGCCCGCCTGGTCGCCGCGGGCTGGAGCAACAAGGAAGTCGCCCGTGAGCTCGACATCACCGAGCGCACGGTCAAGGCCCATCTTTCCGCGGTGTTCGACAAGCTCGCCGTGCGCGACCGGCTGCAGCTCGTGCTGCGCTACGGCAAGACGCGTCGGACTGCCGCCGAGGTGTAGACGCCGGCGATGGTCGGCTGTGCGCCGGGGCTGTCCACCGGTCCAATAGGCGGCGATGGCCTGCGCCAGTAGTGTGGAAACACGGATAACCAGCACGATCGTTGTCGGG
Proteins encoded in this window:
- a CDS encoding HlyD family type I secretion periplasmic adaptor subunit yields the protein MMEKSSQQQIFEGIGEVSGRLGQVGKPVSERLFARLRPSSGSEDVDWAADADWARLQEEPVRARSLLVLVVVVFGVLLVWAGVAEVDEVTRGVGKVIPSQQLQVVQSVDGGVVEEILVREGQVVGAGELLLRVDPTRFVSSLRENRAQYLTLQARASRLSALTQDSGFVAPDDVGVEAPEIVAHERSLYLSSQAEVASQVAIAQEQLSQRRQELNEAVSRRDQAARALGLVQQELSVTRPLLSSGAVSEVDLIRLEREVSRFRGERDQAAAHIARVQAAIAEALQKIQEVELNARNQWRSQLSETLGKLASLTEGSRALQDRVKHAELRAPVRGTVSRLLVNTVGAVVQPGKEVVEIVPLDDALILEARVAPKDIAFLRPGQPAVVKFTAYDFAIYGGLDAVLELISADTVTDEKGNAFYVVRVRTVVPNLGDGLPVIPGMVAEVDILTGKKTILSYLLKPVLRAKANAMSER
- a CDS encoding helix-turn-helix transcriptional regulator; the protein is MMKDFFLAPPSMPTQRWREAFPEARFCSERSALSGPASGDVIWLAAELPDWRGELAQLRRAFPRCALALLSLQPDPREGLTALGLGARGYCHALAAPSLLREVGEVLRHGGLWVGAELLERLVRSLRPRLGQEAEPDRGGPEARLSGREAEVARLVAAGWSNKEVARELDITERTVKAHLSAVFDKLAVRDRLQLVLRYGKTRRTAAEV